The DNA window TTCGGCTTTACGTCAAGCCATAGTTTTGCAGCCACTTCTTGGTGTGCATAGGCCCAACTGTGAGTATGAATCACTCCCTTCGGATTACCGGTTGTTCCCGAGGTATAAGATAAAAAGGCAATATCGTCCCTGCTTGTTTTTTCGATTTCCAATTGATTGGATTGATTTTCTTTTAATGAGAAATAAGAAGTCCATCCCTCTTTTTCTTCTCCCACTACAATGAAATGTGTAAGGGTATCTGTCTGCCCTCTGATTTCATCCACTCTATCGGTCAGAGAATGGTGGGCAATCACCCCCTTGGCACCGGCATGGGAGACCCGATACAGAATATCCTTAGACATTAACAATTCTGATCCAGGCATCAAAATTAAGCCCAGCTTTAGACATGCCAAATAAATAATGTATGCTTCCGGAGTCCTTGGTACTAGGATCATCACTTTATCCCCTTTGGATAATCCCATTTCCTTTAAACCATTACCCAATCGATTTGACTCACTCCGAAGCTTCCAGTAAGGCAATATCTTTTCTTCTCCATTTTCATTTTCCCAATAAAGGGCAATTTTGGTTTGATCGTCCCCGTGTTTGTCGATATCCTCCGCCATGTTATAAAAATCAGGGGCAATTAGGTTATTCTTAAACTCCTCCATTCCCGCTCCTCCTATTTTTTTCTAAATATTTATCTTTATTTTAACCTTTCACCTATTCTATATTTTATCACAAAATTCCTTCCCCTATTTTTAAAAATTTATGAAAAAAATAGTGAAGGGCAGCCTTAGCCGCCCTATAAACCATCATATGAACTTTTACTTACTGGAACCTTCCACCAATTTGCTGTTGAGCCATTTTCACCAAACGCTTAGTGATTTCTCCCCCAACAGATCCATTTTGACGAGAAGTCGTGTCAGGGCCAAGCTGAACGCCAAACTCTTGTGCAATCTCATATTTCATTTGATCAATGGCTTGGGCAGCTTGAGGCACAACTAATTGGTTCGTATTTCTTGGGTCATTTTGTTGTTGTGCTGGCATCTTTAATCACCTCCTTACGTGGTGTATCTATAGAATGTGACGAAACGTCAGTCACCATACCCACGTAAGGAAAGTAAATGATGGAAGAAACGTGATGAATCAACCAATTTTTCCAATGGTTATATTCAGTTTTAATGCAAAAACTGTAGATGATGGAGTATTCTTTTAGCACTATCATAACTTGATGAAGGTTTCCCATAATCATTAGTTTTATGTCTTATATGTTCCAGCTTTGAGAAATCATTTATAAACCCTTGTAGATGATACACTAAGTCCTTTGGAGTATTAAACGAATGGGCTAACCCCCTTTCTAACAAAAATGAAGCGTTTCTGCTCTCTTGTCCATAGATGGATTCATGAATGAACAAGGGAATGTTGAGGGCTAATGCTTCGGCTGTTGTTAATCCTCCTGGCTTAGTAATGATTAAGTCACAAACTGCCATCACGTGTATCAGTGACGAGATATATCCAAATACCCGAATATGATGATGATCTGACTGTATTTTGCTCAATCGCTGATATAACTTGGTGTTGTTACCGGTAATTACCAAAATCTGCAAAGGTGTGGGGATGGTCAAGAGATGTTGCAAGATCTCTTCCATCGGACCAAAACCCCAGCCACCACCTGTCAAAAGAATGGTAATAAGTTTAGGTTCCAGGTCCATTTTCTTCCTTAGTTCTTCTTTATGAGTCTGCACAAATTCCGAAAAATCAGGATGGATTGGAATCCCTGTAGGCCAAATCCGTTCTCCCGAAATGCCAAATTTTTTACGTACATATTCTTTAATATCCTCGTGGGGAACGATATAAAAATCGATATCCGGATAAACCCAAAATCCATTAAAACCATAGTCGGTTATAACAGCTCCTAAAGATGGGATTATTCCCTCTCTTCTCAGTAAAGATGCTGCCCCCAGGCAAAATGCGTGGGTAGCCACAACTAAATCAGGTTTTTCATCTTGAAAAAATTTTTCAAGCTTGGATTTCCAAAGTTTAGCTAATTTATTCTTAAACATAAAGCTTAACCATTGCTCATTATCATAAAGAATGCCCCATAATCGAGGGACATGTTTGATCATCAAATAATAAGCCTCTCTTGATACCTTTTCCACATGGGGATGAACCAGATTCATCATCGGAATAATCCGGCACTCTACATTGGTATCCACTTTTGCCAATGCCATTGCCAATGATTCCGCAGCTTTGGTATGCCCTAAACCGGCAACATTTTCTGTCATCATGATGATTTTTTTTGACATAGGCCTACTCCATACGAAATGAATGCTATACCTGCCTATTTTTCTCTGATTCACCCATATTTATTCATCTTGTAAAACTAAAGGAATCTTTTCTCCTGATTTTCCCTGCCACCAAGATGCATATCATTAAAATCACAGGAACTAACCAAGATAGAAATGAAAGGGGATGTGGCAACCACCGCTGTATCAGCTTATCTTCTATGACCATATTCCCTCCAGTATAAGCCAAAATTCCCGAGCCAATATAGACGAGAACGGGAAAACGGTTCATTAATCTGGCCACTAATACACTGCCCCACATAAGGAGAGGGATACTAAGTCCTAGTCCGAACAAAACCAAGTAGACATTTCCATGGGCGGCACCTCCAACAGCCAATACATTATCCAGGCTCATCACAAAATCTGCGACAATAATGGTTTTAATCGCCTGAGCCAGATTCTTTCCTTCCTGAATCGTGGATACTTCTTTCTCATCATCGATTAATAGTTTAAATGCAATCCACAGCAGCAAAATGCCGCCGATGGCCTTTAACAAAGGGATCATCAAGATCCATACCGTTAGAGCCGTTAACGATACCCGCAAGAAGACAGCCCCAACCGTCCCCCATAAAATCGCTTTTTTCCTCTGATTTTCAGGCAAACGGCGGCTTGCCATGCCAATCACCACCGCATTATCACCACTAAGAACCAGATCAATAATCATAATATTGATTAATGCCAGAACGATTTCCATATCCATTTTTACAACCTCCAAAAGTTCTCCTTCCTTAACATTAGCATATGTTTAGACTGGACAAAACAGATTTGTTCACAGATTCGTCATGTTTAAATATTGAGAAAAAAATTCATTCTATTGACAATGATTATCAATGTTATTATGATCAAGATTGGGAGTGAAATTTTTTATGGGAGGGTTTTTTCGTGAAAAAAGAAAAAGTAGGAAAAATTCTAGTAGCAGGGGTGTTGCTTATTGGAGGAACTGTATTGGCAGGATGCGGAAAGGAAGAAGCTGCTCCAATTAAGGAAACAGCTCAACAAAATCAACAAACGGAGCAAACTTCACCGAGTGCTCCATCCAATTCCAGTCAAGAAGTTTCACAAGAGGATAGCCTGACACAAGCAGCTAAAGACATAAAGGCTTATTTTGACATCAAAGCCGAACTGGAGAAAGCAAAAAATGGAGAAGATGTTAATTATGACATGGTAGAAAGCATTTATGTTGAAAATCTTCAACAAAATATAATCGGCACATCTTCAGATTGGGATCAAGCCATTGTAGCAGCGATCAACGGCGGAAAAGGCAAAGAACTGGATACCAATGTGATTCGGCAATTAATTGACAAAACCATTCAATCCTATTTCTATTCTGCTCAGAAAAAACTACATAAAGATATTGCAGCCCTTCTGGCAGAAGGAAAGAAAGAAGACGCCCAGGCAAAATATGAAGAACTTCTTACTTATGTTGAAGAGGTACAAAAGCCAACCGCTGCAAAAAGGGATGATTACTGGAAAGTTGACATGGTGAACCAGATTGACTTAGGGTTGGCTCAAGAAAAGGAAGCAATTCAATCCGGAGAGGTCACCCAATTTAAGGTAGCCGGTCAAATCGTAGATAAGACCATCTACAGAAGCCACTATCTTGCTGTACTTAAATATGCCAAAGCCATTTCTGAAGACGTTGCGGCAGGAAAAACAGATGAAGTGAAGGCTGAACAAATAGAAGCTTGGGGATTTTATCAAGCGATTTACGGTTCCCTTTCCTCAGGTGATCAAGAAGCGGCAGATCTGATCCAGAAACGCTTCTCCCTAAACGAAGATCCTGCTAATATCAACTTTGAGGAAATCGATAAAGCTTTTGCCAGAGCTTTCATAGGTAAAATTAAGGGTTATTATGAAAAAGCTCCAAAGGCCCTTGAAGAAGGTAACAAGGAATTGGCCCTAGAAAGTGCCATGGAAGGAAACGTGTTCCTTAAAAACATCGAACTGGTATCAAAAGATTATTTAGGTGAGGAAGCCGCCAATACGTTATTGTCCGATGCAGCCAATTGGTTTAGTGCTTTGGAAGCAGAAGATCTATCGAAAGCAAAAACTGAAGGCGACAAAGTATTGGCCAAACTGACGTTACTCCTTGAAGAAGTACAAAAGTAAATTTCCTAAAAATTAACTCCCTCTGTCTTACAGGGGGAGTTTTCCTTTTTCTATCTTGAATTCATATATGTCATTGAAGGGACCGATTAAGCCGGTTCCTTTTCTTTTAGTTCTTTAATCTTTTCAAATACATCAGCGATCACAATATGTTTTCCTGATGCTATCAGCTCTCCATTACAGATAATGCTTGGAATGCGATAGCCAAATATGGTTTTAAACCCTCTTAACCATGGAACCCGATATTCTCTAATGTCCCGGATCAGCCGGGGAATAAGGTAGGCTTGATTTCGAGGATCTACCATATCAATCTGAATATGTGGACCAAATTCTTTTTCCAGAAGAGAAAATAGAACTCCCATGTTTTCCATAATCACTCGTCTCTCTTCGAACAAAGGCTTCCCTTCCAGTTCCATCGCATATTCTCCTTCAAGGGCAGCACAGCATTGTCCACCCTCTTCATCCTCACGAATAATAATCACCTTAAACTGTTTTTCCATAGGTTGAGTCACCCTTTGTTGACTCCGGATTTATCGGATTTGTCAAAGCCTTAAAAGACTGGATCACAAGAACTACAGCTAAGATAAAGAGTGCTGCTCCTACAAAAACTAAAACCATATTCCCTTTTAACAGGTTGGAATAAATTAAAAACCCTAACGCAGATAAGGTGACAAGGAACATGAAGACCATCGGATACTTGGTAAATGCATTATTTTTACCCAGTTTAGCCAACCATACCGAAACGGCAAGAAGGGCAATCGCAGCAAGCAACTGATTCGCTGAGCCAAAAATAGGCCAGATTGCTTTCCATTGACCACTTAATGCTAACAATCCGGCAAAAACAACAGTCACCAACGTAGCCACATAACGGTTGGCAAAAATGCTTTGCTTTACTTGAGCAGACTGATTTTCTGAAACCTCTTTTTCAAACAGCTCCTGGAATATAAAGCGTCCAAGACGGGTTGCTGTGTCCAGGGTGGTCAAAGCAAAGGCGGAAACCACTAAAGCGGTAAAACTCTTCCCTACTTCAAGCGCGATTCCCAATTTGGTCAAAAACTGACCTACGCCAGCAGAGAATAAGGCAACCGGTCCTCCACCCTCGGTCATTAAGGATTTATAATCAGCAGGGATCAGCATCGCAGCAGTGATCAGTGCGATAACTGCAAGGGTACTCTCAATCAGCATTCCTCCAAATCCAATTAATTTGGCATCTTTTTCACTGTTTAACTGTTTGGAAGTGGTACCTGAAGAAACCAGAGAATGGAATCCTGAAATCGCACCACAGGCAATGGTAACAAATAACACTGGGAATAAATATCCTAAATCTGTTTTAAATCCGGCATAACCCACCAATTGGATGGTCGGGTTGGATAAGAATAACCCAATCACTGCACCGGCTAAGAGGGAATAAAGAAGATAAGAGTTTAAATAATCCCTTGGCTGCAATAAAACCCAAACGGGCGCAATAGAGCCGATCACAATGTAAATCAATAAAATATAGATCCAGGTACTAAAGGATAAAGCAATTGGGTAATTAAGACCAACCCAGATGCTAACAAAAAGCAAAGCAATCCCGATTAAGGATGCGGGCAAAGCAGGAACATTACTTCGATAAACCGCAAAACCATAAATAACTGCCACCAGAATAAACAAGAGAGAAGCTGTCCCTGCTGAAGGAACTGCAACAAATGTATTGGCGGTGATAATGGCAAAAACGGCAATAATAAGAACCAAGGTTAACCAGGCAAAAATATTAAATAATTTTTTCCCTGTTGCCCCAACGTTTTCATTAATAATTTGACCGATTGATTTTCCCTTATGTCTTACCGAAGCAAACAAAGAAGTGAAATCATGGACGGCCCCAAAGAAGATTCCACCCAAGACAATCCATAAAAAGGCAGGAATCCAGCCAAAAACGGCTGCCGTGATCGGCCCGATGATGGGAGATGCCCCTGCGATGGATGCGAAATGATGACCAAGGAGTACTGGAGCCTTAGCCGGAACATAGTCCACCCCATCACCCATGGAATGGGCTGGTGTTTTTCTAAGTGGGTCAATCCCCATTTTTTTTGCCACCCATGCCCCATAGGTGACATAAGCAACTAAGAAAGATATCAGTGCAATAATCACAATCGCTAATGAACTCACAATTCTTTCCCTCCTAACACAAATTGACAATTTGGATAATACGAATCTTATATTACAGCCTCATCTCTTGCCTCCAATGGCTGATAAAATTTAGCCACCTCCCTTCCTTTGCGGTTGGTGCAAACTTTTCCTTCTGATAAGGAAACGATAATCAAGCGAACCTCTGCCCAACCATATAAAGTCCACTTGAAATTCTTACGATAGGAATATTTCCTCACCCTTTTTTCAATGGACGGGGTCAATTTCACAGGAATCAGAGCCACACCAGTAATCGTCGTAGACATATGTTCATGATGGGGCCTCACATGGGTTTCCACTGCCGATTCCAAGAAAGCAGTAAATCGAGAAAAATCATGTTCATTAAAGTCAGAAAACGTTTTCACAAAACAATGCTCATAATTTTCGGCACGCCATATTTTCAAGCTCTTTGAACCAAAGTATTTTTCATTGTGAATTTCAGAGTAGGCATATAATGAAAAGTGATCTTCATGTATCTTTACATTTTTGTGAATATTAAAAAATTTTGAATATCGTTCTTCAAGCATCGAGAGATAATCCTGAAACATACCCTTCACCCCCTTGCACCAGTCTGACATCTCATATCATAACCAAATAAACAAAATATTTAGATACTTTATGGATGAACAACAAAAATACATGCCTGAATGGCATGTATTTTTGTTGAATGGTAATCATTAATATAAGGTAATAATTTTAACAACCTAAGAGTCCTTTTAATTCTTTGACACGATTTCGGCTTACAGGAATCTCCAGATCACAATGCTTCATTTTCAACCTCATCGTATAGTTAAACCACGGAATCAGCTGGGCAATCTGGTCAATATTTACCAAGTAACTTCGATGGGTTCGATAAAGCTGAATTGGCAGCTGGGCATCCTCCAACTCCTGAAGGCATAGTTTCGTATAAAATTCCCCAGACTTAGTCAGGATAATTGTCTTTCGTTCCTCTGCCTTTATAAATATAATATCCGTGGGTTCGATGGGAATTAATTTCCCTTTTTGCTCGACAACAATCTTTTTTAATATCCGTTTCTGCATGCATTGGTTCATTTTTTCTGTTAAACGCTGTACCGTTTCCGCTACTCTCTCCTCCTGATAGGGTTTGAGAATATAATCTACCGCTTTCAAATCAAAGGCATCCACTGCATAATCTGTAAAAGCCGTAGAGAAGACAATCAACGGGAGAGGCTTGTTTCTCTTTTTTAGGAGTTTGGCCAATTGTATTCCATTCATCTCATACATTTCGATATCCAGAAAAACCACATCTGGATTGACCATTTCGATTAATTGAAAAGCATCCAGTCCATTTTCTGCTTCCCCACAAATCTTTACTTCCGGATACTGATCCAAGAGAAATTTTAGTTCATCACGAGCTGGTTTTTCATCATCCACCAGGAGAACCCTCAAAATGATCATTCCTTTCAACTGGTATCTGTGATTCACTTGCAGGAATCATAAACGAAACCGACGTTCCGACGCCTGCTGTGCTTTTAATGGATAATGTGGATTCTTCTCCATACATCGCTTTCAGTCTCTCATTTACATTGGTTAATCCAATCCCCAACCCTTTCTTTGTCGATGATATTCCCTCTTCCATCCCAACTCCATTGTCATCCACTCTTACTTTTAAGAATAGTTTTCCATCATTTCCAGTTAGTGTCATGGTCGAGATTTGAATGGTTCCTCCACTCTTCCGAGGCAATATTCCGTGTTTTATCGCATTTTCCACTAAGGGTTGCAGAATCAAGGGAGGGACAAGCAGTATACGTGATTGTTCTTCAATTTCCCATTTGATGATCAATCGATCCCCAAATCTTGCTTTCTCGATCGCCAAGTAAGCGTGAATATGTTCCAATTCTGTTTTAAGGGGAACTAAATCTTTGTGCTCTAAATTTCGGCGAAGAAAGTTACCCAAATGAATAAGCAGGCTCCTGGCAGTTTCCGGTGAAGTGCGACTGAAAGAAACAATCGTATTTAATGCATTAAATAAGAAATGGGGCTGAATTTGAGCCTGTAATGCTTTTATCTCAGCCTTGGTTAAAAGCTGTGATTGATATTCCAGTGAAGCCAATTCTAATTGTGATGAAAAAAGATGTGCCAGTCCCACGGCAAAATCATGATCCAGTCGGCTGAATTCCCTTTTTTTATTGTAATAAAGCTTAAGAGCCCCAATCACTTCCTTACCGTTTCGCAATGGGACAACTAAAGCAGTAAATAACGGACATCCAGGATGTGTGCAACTCATTTCTTCCCTGGTCTTTGCCACTAGCGGTTTGCCAGGATTGAGATATTTCGTAGTGGCTAATGTTCGTAAGGATGTGCCAGGATGATGATGATCCGAACCTACTCCGACATGCGCCAAAACGACCTTTAAATTGGTGATGGCTACCGCATCAAAATCCATTTCATGGTAGATGATTTGGCTTACTTTTCGAGCGGTCTCCTCGGTTAATCCTTTTCTCAAAAAGGGAAGTGTTTGCTGGGCAATCTTCAAAGATTTTTGGGCTTGAACAGCTCCCGCCCTCTCCCATTCTTTAAAGACCATTTGAACAATCACAACGAATATGGAAATACCCAGTGCATTCACAAAGATCATCGGAATCCCAATTACCATGACCAAATCCCAGGCTTTATCAAAGGGCTTGGCAATAAGAAGAATAATCAACATTTGGACGAATTCTGCCAATAATCCTGCTAAAAAGGCCGTTCTCCAATTCAATCGTTCTTTACGAATTTTTTTTGAAATGATTCCTCCGATCAGTCCTTCAACCGTTGTTGCGATTCCGCAAGCAAGGGCCGTAAATCCTCCCAAAGTCAACCGGTGGGCCCCAGCCAAAAGACCTGCTCCTATGCCGACAACCGGACCTCCAAAAAGTCCTCCTACCATGACTCCAATTACCCTAGAATTGGCAATGGCACCTCCATCCATCAACACCCCTGTATATGTGCCAATGATACCCATTCCGCCAAATATGAGAATTAGGAGAAATTTATCCTTTAAACTGATGGATTGCCGGAATAAACGTTGAACGAGAGGAAGGCGGGTTAACAAAAATGCGATGGTTGCAACCACACTCATACCCTGACCCAAGGTTATCATTAGATCAAATACCACTCCATCCCCCCCTTTCCGTATTCTTTACGACTATCATCACCCTTTTTCCTGCAAATATAATATCGGAACTATTTGGTGATTACCACATATTTTTTGGAAACCAAATCATCCTTATAAGACCAAAAAAAGGTTCCCCCGATTATCATCGTTTGGGAACCTCATTATAGATTGCAACTAAAGTTTTACATGTCTTCCATTTATTCTACTTCACTTGATCGATGGCTTTTATTAATCTTTTCTCAACATCTTGGGCAACTTCTTGTAAAAATTGGCTTTCTTCATCAACAAATCCAATCAAGTGTGTTGGTTTAGGTAGCCCGATCTTCGTTTCATTCTGATCCTTATATACAACAATCTTACACGGCAGAAAATAACCCACATGCAAATTATGACTTAATACCTTTTTTGCTTCATGGGGATTACATACTTCCAGGACACGGTATGGATTGTCGTAATCTACTCCCTTTTCCTTCAGTTTGGAAGGAATATCTAACTGCCACAATACTCCAAACCCTTCATCTTTAAGGGAGGATTCCAATGCTTCTACAGCTTCATCCACTTCTTTGGTAGTGCTTACCGTATAGTGAAACACGTAAACAACCTCCTTATTTTTTTAAATTTTCCTTCATTCTCTTATATTCATCCTCGCTAATTTCTCCGTTGGCATATCTTCTGTCCAGGACTTGAAGGGCCTCATTACCCCCACCCTTCGAATCGTTTCCTTTCACAAGATAGATTACCAAATAAACAATTCCAACAAGGATCAATATCCAAAAAATCATGTTAAATAAACCATATCCAAAACCCATTCCGCCAAAACCCATCATTTTTCTATACCTCCTTTTATTATATACCATTACCGGTATGTAGTTTTAGTATAAAACAGAGGTATGAAGATCATATGAAGAAATTTATTTTTTTAATGAAAATGGCCAGTTTGATATTCCCCCTTTTAAGTGGTAACATACGGGCTTAGTTTTTCCTATTAATATTTTTGCCGCCTTTTTACTTCTCATTCCACTTTGACAGTACAATAAAACCTCTTTCTCCTTAGAAATTTTCCCCATATTTCTCCTTAACGAATGAAGAGGAATATTAATGGAGCCAGGAATATGTCCGTTTCGATATTCAGACTCAGTCCGTACATCTATAAGTTGTCCTGATTTCATTTTTTCCTTAAATTCATTTGGCTGAAGTTCTATCAGCCCTTTAACCGGAAGCATTCTCCAAATAATAAAGGTAATAACCAGTAAAATGAAGACGATTTCCGTCCAACCCATTGTACACCTCCTTTTTCCTTGAGCAATGGTATCAATGAGATTATATCATATACCCTATGGGGTAATCAATAAAATATAATAACCTTCTCCTTCTTCCAAGATGGTGATCGGTTGCGGTAAGCTCCTGGACATTTAGGTGACTCCGATTCACTTTACTAGAAAAAAGACATCTCTTTTTCATCGGATTTTGGCTTGATTACCATCATTTCCGTATCTGCAACCGCTTTTTCCACTAACAGATCCACATCTAACCTTTTTTCAAATCGTTCCGCTACCTGAGGATTCGGACGGGTTCTTGGAGATTTTGGCATAAAAATAGTGCAGCAATCCTCATAAGGCAAGATAGAAGTTTCATACGTACCAATCTGTCTGGCAAGCTTAATAATTTCTTGTTTGTCCATGGCAATCAGGGGGCGAAGAACAGGAATATCCACCACTTTATTGATGGTATTCATACTTTCCAAGGTTTGGCTGGCCACCTGTCCCAAACTCTCTCCCGTGGATATGGCCAAGGCTTTTCTCTGATTCGCTAAGCCTTGCGTAATTCGCATCATCATCCGTCTCATAATGGTAATGCTTAAATCGTCGGGAACATGCTGCCGTATCTGGGTCTGTATCTCAGTAAAAGGAACGATGTGAAGCTTCATTTCACCGCTGTATTGGGAAAGAACGCGTGATAAATCAATTACTTTTTGCTTGGCTCTTTCGCTGGTAAAAGGATAACTATGAAAATGGACTCCTTCGATGGGTACCCCCCGTTTCATCGTTAACCATCCAGCAACGGGACTGTCAATTCCCCCGGAAAGCATTAACATGGCTTTTCCGCTCGTACCAAGGGGTAATCCACCTAATCCGGGAATCGATTGACAGGAAATATAAACTCCTTCATCCCGAATTTCAATATAAATAACCGCATCCGGATGATGAACATCAACTTTTAATCCCTTACAGTTTTTGAGGATATATCCTCCAACGATATGATTCATTTCTTGTGAAGGAATGGGAAAACGTTTATCTGCCCTCCTCACTGAAACCTTAAATGTAGTAGGCCTAGGAGAGACATCTAAAAAAACATCCAAAGACCCTTTTTGAATTTCCGTTACATCTTGCTCTACTCTTTTGGTAGGGCTAAATGAAACAATCCCAAATACCTTCTTCAATTGATTAAGGACTGGCTCATAGGGAGTTCCATTTAATTGAACATACATTCTACCATAGGTTTTATGAATCTTAATTTCTGGAAATTGACGAAGAATTCTCTTTATGTTTTTTTTCAATTTATCTTCAAACTGGCCCCGATTTACCCCTTTCAGTGTTAATTCTCCAAACCGAAGTAAAATGGAATCATAATTCATTGTTCACACCCTCATTATCTTTTGTAAATTGGTAATGTTTTTTTTCAAAATTGACAGAGCAAGTTCGATTTCCTCTTGCGTGTTGAATGCTCCCAAACTAATCCGAATGGCGCTTGAAGCTTTCTCCATATCACCAGTCATCGCAAGAATGACCCGGCTGGGCTTCAGTTCTTTAGACGAGCAGGCAGATCTCGTAGAGACAAAAATTCCCTCCTCTGCCAGAGCATGAACCAACACTTCTGCCTTAATTCCCGGAACAGAAAAATTAATAATGTGAGGAGCGCTGTTCGTATCTGGAGTGTTCAGCCATACCCCATCCCATTCTTTCAATTGATTAATCATCGTTTGTTTATACCCTGACAAGCGGTTGATCATTTCCTTTTGACTCTCCACGGTTTTTCTCATCGCTTTTACCATGCCTACAATGGACGGAAGATTTTCAGTGCCAGACCGCAAGCCGGCTTCCTGTTCACCACCCGACATTAAGGGCATCAGTTTGACTCCGTTTCTGACATAGAGAAGACCAACGCCTTTGGGTCCATGAAACTTGTGAGACGAAAGGGACATAAGATCTACCTTTAATTCCTTAACCGTAAATGGTATCTTCCCAAAGCCTTGTACGGCATCCACATGAAATAAAACCTTTGGATGGTTGGAGAGCCATTTTCCAATTTCATGGATCGGCTGAACCGTTCCCACCTCATTGTTTACCAGCATCAAAGAAACCAAAATGGTATCATCTCTGATCGCCTTTTTTACATCTGAGAGTGAAACCATTCCCTTTTCGTTAACCGGCAAAAAGGTGATGTCAAATCCAAATTCCTCCAATTGTTTCATACTTTCTATAACTGATGCATGTTCCACTTCTGAGGTAATTAAATGCATTCCCCTTTTTCTATATTGAAAAGCAACCCCTTTTATGGCAGAATTGTTGCTTTCAGTCCCCCCAGAGGTGAAAACAATCTCCTTGGGTTCTGCACCAATATAAGAAGCAGCCAATTCCCTTGCCCTTGATAGCATGCCTTCCGCTTCCATACCCAACTTATGTATAGATGAGGGATTCCCAAAGTACTCATTCATCATTTCTCTGACAACGTCAGATACTTCAGCATATGGTTTAGTTGTTGCACTGTTATCCAGATATATCACTGATGTTCCCCGCCTTTTACATCTTCTCTCTATTATGACCAACGTTAACTATTTACCTTTAACCACAATACCACTTGAAAGTCAAGAAAAATAAAGAAAGATGGGATTTAATTGATAAATAATGGTATGATTTCCATTATTATTACCCAGCGGCATCCTTCCCGCTATTATATAATAAAAGAGCACCAAGAAATGTCAAAGGAGGATATTATGAAGAAAAAATGGATAATCCCGGTATTGGTTTCAAGTGTGATGGTTGGAGGCCTTACCTATCCTTCCCAGACCAATGCCGCAACCTATACCGTTCATGCTGGAGATTCCCTTTACTTAATCGGAAAAAAATACGGATTAACTTCTGAACAGCTGC is part of the Microaerobacter geothermalis genome and encodes:
- a CDS encoding DUF302 domain-containing protein; this encodes MFHYTVSTTKEVDEAVEALESSLKDEGFGVLWQLDIPSKLKEKGVDYDNPYRVLEVCNPHEAKKVLSHNLHVGYFLPCKIVVYKDQNETKIGLPKPTHLIGFVDEESQFLQEVAQDVEKRLIKAIDQVK
- a CDS encoding sensor histidine kinase, translating into MVFDLMITLGQGMSVVATIAFLLTRLPLVQRLFRQSISLKDKFLLILIFGGMGIIGTYTGVLMDGGAIANSRVIGVMVGGLFGGPVVGIGAGLLAGAHRLTLGGFTALACGIATTVEGLIGGIISKKIRKERLNWRTAFLAGLLAEFVQMLIILLIAKPFDKAWDLVMVIGIPMIFVNALGISIFVVIVQMVFKEWERAGAVQAQKSLKIAQQTLPFLRKGLTEETARKVSQIIYHEMDFDAVAITNLKVVLAHVGVGSDHHHPGTSLRTLATTKYLNPGKPLVAKTREEMSCTHPGCPLFTALVVPLRNGKEVIGALKLYYNKKREFSRLDHDFAVGLAHLFSSQLELASLEYQSQLLTKAEIKALQAQIQPHFLFNALNTIVSFSRTSPETARSLLIHLGNFLRRNLEHKDLVPLKTELEHIHAYLAIEKARFGDRLIIKWEIEEQSRILLVPPLILQPLVENAIKHGILPRKSGGTIQISTMTLTGNDGKLFLKVRVDDNGVGMEEGISSTKKGLGIGLTNVNERLKAMYGEESTLSIKSTAGVGTSVSFMIPASESQIPVERNDHFEGSPGG
- a CDS encoding cysteine desulfurase family protein translates to MIYLDNSATTKPYAEVSDVVREMMNEYFGNPSSIHKLGMEAEGMLSRARELAASYIGAEPKEIVFTSGGTESNNSAIKGVAFQYRKRGMHLITSEVEHASVIESMKQLEEFGFDITFLPVNEKGMVSLSDVKKAIRDDTILVSLMLVNNEVGTVQPIHEIGKWLSNHPKVLFHVDAVQGFGKIPFTVKELKVDLMSLSSHKFHGPKGVGLLYVRNGVKLMPLMSGGEQEAGLRSGTENLPSIVGMVKAMRKTVESQKEMINRLSGYKQTMINQLKEWDGVWLNTPDTNSAPHIINFSVPGIKAEVLVHALAEEGIFVSTRSACSSKELKPSRVILAMTGDMEKASSAIRISLGAFNTQEEIELALSILKKNITNLQKIMRV
- a CDS encoding rhodanese-like domain-containing protein translates to MGWTEIVFILLVITFIIWRMLPVKGLIELQPNEFKEKMKSGQLIDVRTESEYRNGHIPGSINIPLHSLRRNMGKISKEKEVLLYCQSGMRSKKAAKILIGKTKPVCYHLKGGISNWPFSLKK
- the thiI gene encoding tRNA uracil 4-sulfurtransferase ThiI, coding for MNYDSILLRFGELTLKGVNRGQFEDKLKKNIKRILRQFPEIKIHKTYGRMYVQLNGTPYEPVLNQLKKVFGIVSFSPTKRVEQDVTEIQKGSLDVFLDVSPRPTTFKVSVRRADKRFPIPSQEMNHIVGGYILKNCKGLKVDVHHPDAVIYIEIRDEGVYISCQSIPGLGGLPLGTSGKAMLMLSGGIDSPVAGWLTMKRGVPIEGVHFHSYPFTSERAKQKVIDLSRVLSQYSGEMKLHIVPFTEIQTQIRQHVPDDLSITIMRRMMMRITQGLANQRKALAISTGESLGQVASQTLESMNTINKVVDIPVLRPLIAMDKQEIIKLARQIGTYETSILPYEDCCTIFMPKSPRTRPNPQVAERFEKRLDVDLLVEKAVADTEMMVIKPKSDEKEMSFF
- a CDS encoding SHOCT domain-containing protein; this encodes MMGFGGMGFGYGLFNMIFWILILVGIVYLVIYLVKGNDSKGGGNEALQVLDRRYANGEISEDEYKRMKENLKK